The following is a genomic window from Nocardioides thalensis.
TCGACCTTGCCGCCGGGGAACTCCCACAGGCCGGCGAGCGCCCCGGCGCGCCGTCGGGCGGCGAGCACCGTGCTCTGGTCGATGATGAGCCCGCCCACGACCGTCTGCACCCGGCCCATCCTTCCAGTTGGGTCTCGATACGCCGGCTCGCTAGCGCGAACCGGCTACTCGACCAACCTGATCCCAGGCTCGTCGAGTAGTTCGGGCGCCCTGGCGCCCGAACATATCGAGACCCTCACATCAGCGCCGCCAGCTGCGCCCGCGTCGGCGCGTACGGCGCGGACCGCAGCCGCATGCCGGCCTCCACCGGCGTGCGGTCGGCCTTGCGGCTGTTGCAGCGGGAGCACGCGGCGACCGTGTTCTCCCACGTCCAGCCACCGCCCCGGGAGGCGGGGAGGACGTGGTCGACGGTCGTCGCGCGGCCGCCGCAGTAGGCGCACCGGTGCCGGTCGCGGACCAGTACGCCGCGCCGCGTGTAGCCGGCGGTGCGGTACATCCACTTGGCGGCGACGTACCGCACCAGCCGGATCACGCGCGGCCACGGGTGCGGTCCGATCATCCGGTCGCCGTGGGCCTCCTCGACCGTGGCGACCTGGCGGAACAGCATCCGCACCGCGTGCTGGAACGTCACCGTGCCGAGCGCCTCGTAGGAGGCGTTCAGCAGGATCACGTGGGTCACCGCTGACACCTCCTTCCTGGTCTCATGTCAGGCGACCTTCTTGGGCCGGCCGGGCTTCCGGACGGCAGCGAGCGGCTTGCCGCTCTCGAGCAGCACGCCACCCCAGACGCCGAACTCGTCCCGGCGCTGGCCGAGCTCGAGGCACAGCTCGCGCACGGGGCAGGCGGCGCAGAGCTCCTGCGCCGCCGCCAGTGCGGCGTCGTCCACCGGGTGGAAGAGCTCCGGGTCCGGGTGGTCGGCGCACGCCCAGGCCAGGCCGGGGTCGAGCGGGGTCGGGGCCGTGAAGGCGATGGTCACGCCCTTGGTCTCGAACTTGTCCTCGTGGATGGTCTTCTGCATCTTCATCGTCTTCACCTCCTGGGGTGTCGTGTGGGTGGAAAAATGAGTCCGGGCCGCCCCGGTGGCCTGTGGCGCACGCGGAGCGGCCCGGTGGAAACCGGTGCCTGTGCACCTACTCCAACGGCCGCTCCACAGCGATCAGCCAGGTCCCGCCCTCGTAGCCCTTGGGCTCTTCGACGGCAGCACCGAGCACGCGGACCGCGCTGCGGTTCGCGT
Proteins encoded in this region:
- a CDS encoding WhiB family transcriptional regulator is translated as MKMQKTIHEDKFETKGVTIAFTAPTPLDPGLAWACADHPDPELFHPVDDAALAAAQELCAACPVRELCLELGQRRDEFGVWGGVLLESGKPLAAVRKPGRPKKVA
- a CDS encoding HNH endonuclease, with protein sequence MTHVILLNASYEALGTVTFQHAVRMLFRQVATVEEAHGDRMIGPHPWPRVIRLVRYVAAKWMYRTAGYTRRGVLVRDRHRCAYCGGRATTVDHVLPASRGGGWTWENTVAACSRCNSRKADRTPVEAGMRLRSAPYAPTRAQLAALM